One segment of Candidatus Neomarinimicrobiota bacterium DNA contains the following:
- the rbfA gene encoding 30S ribosome-binding factor RbfA, protein MSEQVQRLMGDIFLTKVPITSVTMLTVSRVEMTKDLRIARIYLSLLEPKTGEQEVMRELFRNRKVIRYHLGSALQAKYVPELRFHLDKSLERSSKIHALLENIQDGGGEGGP, encoded by the coding sequence ATGTCCGAGCAAGTCCAGCGCCTTATGGGCGACATTTTTCTTACCAAAGTACCCATTACCTCCGTGACCATGTTGACAGTCTCCCGGGTTGAAATGACCAAAGATTTGCGAATTGCCCGCATCTATCTGAGTCTGCTCGAACCCAAGACCGGCGAGCAGGAAGTCATGCGGGAACTTTTCCGCAACAGGAAGGTCATTCGTTACCACCTGGGCTCCGCCCTGCAGGCCAAGTATGTGCCGGAGCTGCGCTTCCATCTGGACAAATCCCTGGAGCGCTCGTCCAAAATTCATGCCCTGCTGGAGAATATTCAGGATGGCGGCGGAGAAGGCGGCCCATGA
- the truB gene encoding tRNA pseudouridine(55) synthase TruB, with protein sequence MTGFVQPFWKPVHWTSFDVVRKVRHVAQVKKVGHTGTLDPFADGVLLVCFGSATKRVAQLMELEKEYLAHLKLGRTTDTLDPTGTITETAPVPDLSRSDILEAVDRFTGEIEQVPPMFSALKVNGRRLYQLAREGRTVPRQPRTVTVYGIDLVAWRPPDELVIRVTCGRGTYIRVLGSDLARALDTVGYLSALTRTRVGQYGVREAIKMDQLDSWIPTAA encoded by the coding sequence ATGACCGGTTTTGTACAGCCCTTCTGGAAGCCGGTACACTGGACGTCGTTTGATGTGGTCCGCAAGGTACGGCATGTCGCCCAAGTCAAGAAAGTGGGCCATACCGGAACCTTGGACCCCTTCGCCGACGGCGTGTTACTGGTCTGTTTTGGGTCGGCCACGAAACGGGTAGCCCAGCTCATGGAATTGGAGAAGGAATATCTGGCGCACCTGAAGTTGGGCCGCACCACGGATACGCTTGATCCCACTGGCACTATCACGGAAACCGCCCCCGTGCCTGACCTGTCCCGTAGCGACATTCTGGAGGCAGTTGACCGCTTCACAGGTGAGATCGAACAGGTGCCGCCCATGTTTTCGGCGCTGAAAGTCAATGGGCGCCGGCTGTATCAACTGGCACGTGAAGGCCGGACTGTTCCGCGGCAGCCCCGCACCGTCACGGTTTACGGCATCGACCTGGTCGCTTGGCGTCCCCCTGATGAGCTGGTCATACGAGTGACCTGTGGCAGGGGCACCTATATTCGCGTGCTCGGATCAGATTTGGCCCGCGCCCTTGATACTGTGGGCTACCTATCTGCCCTGACCCGAACGCGAGTGGGCCAGTATGGCGTCCGGGAGGCCATTAAAATGGACCAATTGGATTCATGGATACCTACCGCCGCCTAG
- the ribF gene encoding riboflavin biosynthesis protein RibF: MDTYRRLEDIPALEASALTIGTFDGLHRGHLAVIEQLVARASEHRVPAAVLTFDPHPKQVLAPRDSASFEVLATLAKKLLLLDAAGVDLVAVVTFDKPFSRLGPQAFLEQVVMKYFNPAHIVVGYDHHFGHERKGNTAYIREQAAVQQYEVDVVDQVNILGEPVSSSRIRQLLREGRCEEAETLLGWPYELAGEVVRGDGRGRSIDFPTANLRLDEPLQLIPMRGVYVVSTDMGGQIVFGMCNVGFRPTFNGKVLTVEAHFFSPPEKDLYGRQLAFRFHHRLRSEQKFTGPDALHAQLERDKLAARSWVAQLPLGEQQYASVQ, translated from the coding sequence ATGGATACCTACCGCCGCCTAGAGGATATCCCAGCCCTGGAAGCATCGGCCCTCACCATTGGTACCTTTGACGGCTTGCACCGCGGACATCTGGCCGTCATTGAGCAACTGGTCGCCCGGGCTAGCGAGCACCGTGTTCCAGCTGCGGTTTTGACCTTTGATCCGCACCCAAAGCAGGTGCTGGCCCCTAGGGACAGCGCAAGTTTTGAAGTGCTGGCTACATTAGCCAAGAAGCTCTTGCTCTTGGATGCTGCTGGGGTCGACCTGGTGGCTGTGGTAACATTTGACAAGCCATTCAGCCGCCTTGGCCCGCAGGCATTTCTCGAGCAGGTGGTAATGAAGTACTTCAACCCGGCACACATTGTGGTTGGCTACGACCACCACTTCGGCCACGAGCGTAAAGGTAATACGGCTTACATCCGCGAACAGGCAGCGGTACAGCAGTACGAGGTGGATGTCGTTGACCAAGTGAACATCCTGGGTGAGCCCGTCAGCAGTTCCCGTATCCGTCAACTCCTGCGGGAGGGTCGCTGCGAGGAGGCCGAAACACTCCTGGGCTGGCCCTATGAACTGGCCGGCGAGGTTGTAAGAGGGGACGGGCGCGGGCGGTCGATTGATTTTCCCACGGCCAACCTGCGACTGGATGAACCCCTGCAGCTCATTCCGATGCGCGGCGTCTATGTTGTCTCAACCGATATGGGTGGTCAAATCGTCTTCGGCATGTGCAATGTGGGCTTCAGGCCAACCTTTAACGGTAAGGTTTTGACCGTTGAGGCTCATTTCTTTAGCCCGCCCGAAAAGGATCTCTACGGACGCCAGTTGGCTTTCAGGTTCCATCACCGGCTCCGGAGTGAGCAGAAATTCACCGGACCGGACGCGCTGCACGCCCAATTGGAGCGCGACAAACTGGCTGCCCGGTCCTGGGTCGCTCAATTACCGTTAGGAGAACAGCAGTATGCCTCTGTCCAGTGA
- the rpsO gene encoding 30S ribosomal protein S15, whose product MPLSSEKKKELVKKFGRSAADTGSPEVQIGLLSERIVELTEHAQIHKKDNHSRRGLIMMVGHRRRLLKYLRRTNLPAYSKLIKDLGLRR is encoded by the coding sequence ATGCCTCTGTCCAGTGAGAAGAAAAAGGAGCTGGTCAAAAAGTTTGGCCGCAGTGCTGCCGATACTGGCTCGCCGGAAGTGCAGATCGGGCTGCTCAGTGAGCGCATTGTAGAGCTAACCGAGCATGCCCAAATTCACAAAAAAGATAACCATAGCCGACGGGGACTCATCATGATGGTGGGCCACCGGCGCAGGCTGCTTAAATATTTACGTCGCACCAACCTGCCAGCCTATTCAAAATTAATCAAGGACCTCGGCCTGCGGCGCTGA
- the pnp gene encoding polyribonucleotide nucleotidyltransferase: MIVKSLELAGRTLSIETGRMAKQADGAVLVSYADTVALVTAVASKKVAPDRGFFPLSVEYREKTYAAGRIPGGFFKREGRPTEKEIRGARLTDRPIRPLFPDGFLSETQVIINILSADTENTPDILGVIGASAALSISDIPWGGTLAAVRVGWFDGKPRLNPTNEELETSQLNMVVAGNKAGIVMVEGEADQISEGDLVTGMQYGHEAIKEIVELIEELVAEAGKTKRTFDPPAIDEALHKAVDALVAPRTDDLNSPKDKAAHYGDIDAFVEEVQAQLAEEYPEQEKAIGKRISELLRDDLRQRTLGGVRADGRRNDEIRPITVETGILPRTHGSSLFTRGETQALAVATLGSRRDEQLIDDIEGSYYNNYMLHYNFPPFSVGEVKPMRGTSRREIGHGHLAGRALQKVLPAFEDFPYTIRLVSEILESNGSSSMATVCACCMALMDAGVPITAPVAGIAMGLIMEGKKQVILSDILGTEDHLGDMDFKVAGTRDGINSIQMDLKTEGISLDTLRDALEQARTGRLHILDIMLVALDAPRPEMSPYAPRIVHFTIERDRIGELIGPGGRIIKAITRETGCTVDVDDEGTVVVSGKGDDALDEAARMVELIIKAPEVGTTYHGKVKRIMDFGAFVEIAPGKEGLVHISELEWRRVDRVTDVVKIGDELDVKLVKIDDLGRLDFSRKALLEKPDGWTEPPKRDRSSGFGARRERSGGPPRGGRGNRRPRS; this comes from the coding sequence ATGATTGTCAAGAGCCTAGAATTGGCGGGCAGGACCCTGTCCATAGAAACCGGCCGCATGGCCAAGCAAGCTGACGGAGCTGTCCTGGTCAGCTACGCCGATACCGTAGCCTTGGTCACAGCCGTTGCATCAAAAAAAGTTGCACCTGACCGGGGGTTCTTCCCACTGTCGGTAGAGTACCGGGAGAAAACGTATGCCGCCGGCCGTATACCGGGCGGTTTCTTTAAGCGCGAAGGGCGACCCACTGAGAAGGAAATTCGCGGCGCGCGCCTTACCGACCGGCCTATCCGACCGCTGTTTCCCGACGGTTTCCTGAGCGAAACCCAAGTCATTATCAACATACTATCGGCAGATACCGAGAATACGCCCGACATCCTGGGCGTCATCGGTGCCTCGGCCGCTCTGAGCATCTCAGACATCCCCTGGGGGGGGACGCTGGCGGCGGTTCGGGTGGGCTGGTTTGACGGGAAGCCACGCCTGAACCCCACGAACGAGGAGCTCGAGACGAGCCAGCTGAATATGGTGGTGGCCGGGAACAAAGCTGGCATCGTCATGGTGGAGGGCGAAGCTGACCAGATATCTGAAGGCGATTTGGTCACGGGCATGCAATATGGACACGAAGCCATCAAGGAGATCGTCGAGCTGATTGAAGAGCTTGTGGCCGAGGCGGGGAAGACCAAGCGGACATTTGATCCACCCGCCATTGACGAGGCTTTGCATAAGGCGGTAGATGCGCTGGTGGCTCCACGGACCGACGATCTTAACAGCCCCAAAGACAAGGCCGCTCACTATGGCGATATTGACGCGTTTGTTGAGGAAGTCCAGGCCCAGCTCGCTGAGGAGTATCCGGAGCAGGAAAAGGCCATCGGCAAGCGCATCTCTGAACTGCTGCGGGATGACCTGCGCCAGCGGACGCTGGGCGGCGTGCGGGCAGACGGGCGCAGGAACGATGAAATCCGGCCTATTACCGTGGAGACCGGGATACTTCCCCGCACCCACGGCTCATCGCTGTTCACCCGCGGCGAGACCCAGGCACTTGCCGTTGCCACCCTGGGCTCCAGGAGGGACGAACAGCTCATTGATGACATTGAAGGCAGCTATTACAATAACTACATGCTGCACTACAATTTCCCGCCCTTCTCCGTAGGTGAAGTCAAGCCGATGCGGGGGACCAGCCGAAGGGAGATTGGGCACGGTCACCTGGCCGGGCGAGCCCTGCAAAAGGTGCTCCCCGCCTTTGAGGACTTCCCCTACACCATCCGCCTGGTTTCCGAGATTCTGGAGTCCAATGGAAGCTCCTCCATGGCCACCGTCTGTGCTTGTTGCATGGCGCTCATGGATGCGGGGGTGCCCATCACCGCACCCGTCGCCGGCATTGCCATGGGGCTGATCATGGAGGGCAAAAAGCAGGTGATTCTTTCAGACATTCTGGGAACCGAGGACCACCTGGGCGACATGGATTTCAAGGTGGCCGGCACCCGTGACGGGATCAATTCCATCCAGATGGACCTGAAGACAGAGGGCATCAGCCTGGATACTTTGCGGGACGCCCTTGAACAGGCGCGCACAGGGCGTTTGCATATTCTTGATATCATGCTTGTGGCGCTGGATGCCCCCCGTCCCGAAATGAGTCCCTATGCCCCACGCATCGTCCATTTCACCATTGAACGTGATCGCATCGGTGAGCTCATCGGTCCCGGCGGTCGAATCATCAAGGCCATCACTCGGGAGACTGGGTGCACTGTGGACGTGGATGACGAGGGTACCGTCGTTGTCAGTGGAAAAGGAGATGACGCGCTCGATGAGGCTGCCCGTATGGTTGAACTTATCATCAAGGCGCCAGAGGTGGGAACCACCTACCACGGCAAGGTGAAGCGCATCATGGACTTCGGTGCCTTTGTGGAGATAGCTCCCGGCAAGGAAGGACTGGTGCACATCTCGGAACTGGAATGGCGTCGAGTCGATCGAGTCACTGACGTGGTCAAGATCGGCGATGAGCTCGATGTGAAGCTGGTCAAGATTGACGATTTGGGCCGCCTGGACTTCAGTCGCAAAGCGCTGTTGGAAAAACCTGATGGTTGGACCGAGCCTCCCAAGCGGGATAGAAGTTCAGGCTTCGGAGCGCGTCGAGAAAGATCGGGAGGTCCTCCCCGTGGAGGTCGCGGCAACCGCCGGCCACGCTCTTAA
- the ald gene encoding alanine dehydrogenase — protein MIIGVPKEIKPQENRIALTPFGVEHLIRKGHRVLVQHLGGQGSGFDDEDYVRVGAAILPSAREIFEQAELIVKVKEPQSEELDMIHSDQVMFTYFHFAADRELTERFRDSGATAIAYETVQLANGELPLLTPMSEVAGRMAIQEGARMLESSNGGRGVLLGGVPGVEPATVTILGGGIVGLNAAKIAAGMGARVYVLDVDVNHLRHLDDIMPKNVTTRYSDPATLRELLPATDLLIGAVLLVGAKAPKLVTRDMLSFMQAGSVLVDVSIDQGGCVETGRPTTHEDPTFVVDGVIHYCVTNMPSAVPNTATRALTNSTYPYVERIAQLGPAPALMSDDALLKGLNIYKHQITHQAMAAALEEDYTDPLTLLR, from the coding sequence ATGATCATTGGCGTTCCCAAAGAGATTAAGCCTCAAGAGAACCGGATTGCCCTCACGCCCTTCGGTGTGGAGCACCTGATCCGCAAGGGGCATCGGGTGCTCGTCCAGCACCTGGGGGGGCAGGGGAGCGGCTTTGACGACGAAGACTATGTCCGCGTGGGGGCCGCTATTCTCCCATCAGCCCGCGAAATATTCGAGCAGGCGGAGCTCATCGTCAAAGTCAAGGAGCCCCAATCTGAGGAGCTGGACATGATCCACTCCGATCAGGTCATGTTCACCTACTTTCATTTCGCGGCTGATCGCGAGCTCACCGAGCGCTTTCGGGACAGCGGCGCCACGGCCATCGCCTACGAAACAGTCCAATTGGCCAACGGCGAACTGCCTCTGCTCACCCCCATGTCCGAAGTCGCCGGACGCATGGCGATTCAGGAGGGAGCCCGAATGCTGGAGAGCAGCAATGGGGGCCGCGGGGTATTGTTGGGCGGAGTGCCCGGCGTAGAGCCGGCCACAGTCACTATCCTGGGTGGCGGCATTGTAGGCTTAAATGCCGCGAAGATCGCCGCCGGCATGGGTGCCCGCGTTTATGTTCTCGATGTGGATGTGAACCACCTCAGGCATCTGGATGATATCATGCCCAAAAATGTAACCACGCGCTATTCTGACCCCGCCACCCTGCGGGAACTGCTTCCCGCCACGGACCTGCTTATTGGCGCGGTCTTGTTGGTGGGGGCGAAGGCACCCAAACTTGTCACCCGGGACATGCTCAGCTTCATGCAGGCGGGCTCGGTCCTTGTGGATGTCTCCATCGACCAGGGCGGCTGCGTGGAGACCGGTCGTCCCACCACCCATGAGGACCCTACGTTTGTGGTCGATGGCGTCATCCACTATTGCGTGACCAATATGCCCAGTGCGGTTCCCAATACGGCCACCCGAGCGCTCACCAATTCCACCTACCCCTATGTGGAACGAATCGCACAGCTGGGGCCCGCGCCGGCATTAATGTCCGATGATGCCCTGCTCAAGGGGCTCAACATTTACAAGCACCAGATCACCCATCAGGCCATGGCGGCCGCACTGGAAGAGGACTATACAGATCCTCTGACTCTACTGCGCTAG
- a CDS encoding MerR family transcriptional regulator, with protein sequence MTTDVKKLYYSIGEVSEITGLKSYVLRYWETEFPNLAPAKNRAGNRIYTEKNISIILDIKRLLYEERFTIEGARQHFKSRQSDNDGASNSLASASAIRKHEMARNTLKNVQQSLAELLDYIRQQK encoded by the coding sequence CTGACTACAGACGTCAAAAAACTGTACTACTCCATCGGCGAGGTCAGTGAAATCACCGGCCTGAAGTCATACGTTCTGCGGTACTGGGAAACCGAGTTTCCCAATCTGGCTCCCGCAAAAAATCGCGCCGGCAATCGTATCTATACGGAGAAAAATATCAGCATTATTTTGGATATCAAGCGTCTGCTCTATGAGGAAAGATTTACGATTGAAGGGGCCCGGCAGCATTTTAAGAGCCGGCAGTCCGATAACGATGGAGCCTCGAATTCGTTGGCATCGGCCAGCGCCATCCGGAAACATGAGATGGCTCGCAATACCCTCAAGAATGTGCAGCAATCCCTTGCTGAACTGCTGGATTATATCCGCCAACAGAAATGA
- the purL gene encoding phosphoribosylformylglycinamidine synthase subunit PurL: MPSEPAVTVELALDHGLSQEEYDQVNSILGRAPSFTELGIFSVMWSEHCSYKSSIRVLKTLPRSGGRLLVDAGEENAGLVDVGDGLAVAFKIESHNHPSAVEPYQGAATGVGGIMRDIFTMGARPIACLDSLRFGSLDDPHNRYLMERIVQGIGDYGNCLGVPTVGGELFVSAGYQGNPLVNAMAVGLVRHDRVVRAIASGAGNPVFLVGSKTGRDGIHGATFASEELSDTSESRKSNVQVGDPFTEKLLLEAALELAKRPFLVGMQDLGAAGITCSCAEMAAKGKAGIRLDLHNVPLREEGMTPYEIMLSESQERMLVVIQKGFEQELEQIFERWDLACTQIGVVTDTRRLEVAIHGQVVADVPCKSLVLGGGAPQYDLPATTPVYLREASQLELASLPEPDDFNDVLLRLLAQPNITHKGLVFDQYDSTVRTNTAVGPGADAAVIRLKGTRKALALTTDGNGRYTWLNPHSGGMLAVAEAARNVVCVGARPVAITNCLNFGNPNDPEIYYQFKEAVAGMGEACRLLNTPVTGGNVSFYNENPAGAVYPTPVIGMLGLIEDLAHITTPGFKELGDFVVVLGSINGELGGSEYLEMAHGRVAGSPPGLDLETETHVQGVCLEAIRQGIIRSAHDISDGGLAVCLVESLLAAPDGFGLEVHLTRRLRNDELLFGESQSTIIVSVAEEDLLPLQRVAMDDQVPCITIGRVTASDRLRINDIVELGRDALRQAYFDSLAATMQGQADS, translated from the coding sequence ATCCCTTCCGAACCGGCCGTCACGGTGGAGCTCGCCCTTGATCATGGCCTCTCGCAGGAGGAGTATGACCAAGTCAACTCCATTCTAGGACGCGCGCCCAGTTTCACAGAGCTGGGCATTTTTTCCGTCATGTGGAGCGAGCATTGCTCCTATAAGAGTTCCATCCGAGTGCTGAAAACCCTCCCCCGCTCGGGTGGCCGCCTGCTGGTAGACGCCGGTGAGGAGAACGCCGGTCTCGTGGACGTAGGGGACGGGCTGGCGGTGGCGTTCAAGATTGAGAGCCACAACCATCCCTCGGCCGTTGAGCCTTACCAGGGGGCCGCTACCGGGGTTGGCGGCATCATGCGGGACATTTTTACCATGGGCGCCCGACCGATCGCCTGTCTGGACTCGCTACGATTCGGCAGTCTGGACGACCCCCACAATCGTTACCTGATGGAACGTATCGTCCAAGGGATTGGCGACTACGGCAACTGCCTGGGCGTGCCAACCGTGGGGGGTGAGCTGTTCGTATCCGCTGGGTACCAGGGCAATCCGCTGGTAAACGCCATGGCTGTCGGGCTTGTGCGCCACGATCGTGTGGTCCGGGCCATCGCCAGTGGCGCCGGCAATCCCGTCTTCCTGGTGGGCAGCAAGACCGGCCGAGACGGCATTCACGGAGCTACGTTTGCGAGCGAGGAGCTCAGCGATACTTCCGAATCGCGCAAGAGTAACGTGCAGGTGGGGGACCCATTCACGGAAAAACTGCTCCTGGAAGCTGCGCTTGAATTGGCCAAGCGTCCATTCTTGGTAGGGATGCAGGATCTGGGGGCCGCGGGCATCACCTGCAGCTGCGCCGAAATGGCGGCGAAGGGTAAGGCCGGCATTCGGCTGGATTTGCACAACGTGCCCCTGCGCGAGGAAGGCATGACCCCGTATGAAATCATGCTGTCCGAGTCCCAGGAACGTATGCTCGTGGTCATTCAAAAGGGATTTGAACAGGAGTTGGAGCAAATTTTTGAGCGCTGGGACCTGGCCTGTACGCAGATAGGGGTGGTGACCGACACGCGCCGGTTGGAAGTGGCCATCCACGGTCAGGTGGTTGCGGATGTGCCCTGTAAATCGTTGGTGCTCGGTGGTGGCGCGCCGCAGTACGACCTGCCCGCCACGACGCCTGTCTACCTGCGGGAAGCCTCCCAATTGGAGCTGGCCAGTTTGCCTGAACCAGACGATTTCAATGACGTCCTGCTCCGGCTCCTGGCCCAACCTAATATCACCCACAAGGGGCTTGTCTTCGATCAATATGACAGCACTGTACGCACCAACACGGCCGTGGGGCCCGGGGCGGATGCTGCCGTCATCAGGCTGAAGGGCACCCGCAAGGCGCTGGCCCTCACCACCGACGGTAACGGCCGCTACACATGGCTCAACCCCCACAGCGGCGGCATGCTGGCGGTGGCGGAGGCGGCCCGCAATGTGGTCTGCGTTGGCGCCCGACCGGTGGCCATCACCAACTGCCTCAACTTCGGCAATCCCAACGATCCGGAGATCTACTACCAGTTCAAGGAAGCCGTCGCAGGGATGGGGGAGGCCTGCCGGCTGCTGAACACCCCCGTTACCGGGGGCAACGTCAGTTTTTATAACGAGAACCCCGCCGGGGCCGTATATCCCACTCCCGTCATCGGCATGCTGGGCCTCATTGAGGACCTGGCCCACATTACCACTCCCGGCTTCAAGGAGCTAGGCGACTTTGTGGTCGTGCTGGGCTCCATCAACGGTGAGTTGGGTGGCAGCGAATATTTGGAAATGGCGCACGGGCGGGTCGCCGGGTCGCCGCCGGGACTGGACCTGGAGACAGAGACCCATGTCCAAGGGGTCTGCCTCGAAGCCATCCGGCAGGGGATCATCCGCTCGGCCCACGATATCTCTGATGGTGGTCTGGCCGTCTGCCTGGTGGAATCACTGCTGGCGGCGCCGGATGGCTTCGGCCTGGAGGTACATCTCACCCGCCGGCTGCGAAACGACGAACTGCTTTTCGGCGAGAGCCAGAGCACCATCATCGTCTCGGTCGCCGAGGAAGATTTGCTGCCCCTCCAACGCGTCGCCATGGACGATCAGGTGCCCTGCATTACCATCGGCAGGGTCACCGCTAGCGACCGCCTGCGCATCAACGACATTGTCGAATTAGGCCGGGATGCTCTGCGCCAGGCATATTTTGACAGCCTCGCTGCCACCATGCAGGGACAGGCAGACAGCTGA
- a CDS encoding DedA family protein, translated as MADNVLPATPVSARPNPLRRLYDWVLHWAETPYGAPALFLLAFAESSFFPIPPDILLIALAISLPSRAFWFAALCTGGSIAGAFLGYGIGYFGWEAVGKPLVVFYQQETTVDWIRTQYETYGFWGVFLAALTPIPYKVFTIASGLLHFNLGTFAIASILGRGLRFFGVGALIYFSGPPIKGLIDKHFNLMAVVFAALLVGGFVVITFWI; from the coding sequence ATGGCGGACAATGTCCTGCCTGCCACTCCGGTTTCCGCCCGGCCCAACCCCCTCCGGCGCCTTTACGACTGGGTGCTCCACTGGGCGGAAACACCCTATGGCGCACCGGCCCTGTTTCTGCTGGCCTTTGCCGAGTCTTCCTTTTTTCCCATCCCGCCTGACATACTGCTGATCGCCCTGGCCATATCCCTGCCGTCCCGGGCGTTCTGGTTCGCGGCGCTGTGCACGGGTGGATCCATCGCCGGTGCGTTCCTGGGTTATGGCATCGGCTACTTCGGCTGGGAAGCGGTGGGTAAGCCGCTGGTGGTATTCTATCAGCAGGAGACGACCGTTGACTGGATCCGGACACAATATGAGACCTACGGCTTCTGGGGCGTGTTCCTGGCGGCGTTGACGCCCATACCCTACAAAGTCTTTACCATCGCTTCCGGCCTGCTGCACTTCAACCTGGGCACATTTGCCATCGCTTCCATTCTCGGGCGGGGCTTGCGTTTCTTTGGCGTTGGCGCCCTGATCTATTTCTCTGGCCCGCCCATCAAGGGGCTCATCGACAAGCACTTCAATCTGATGGCGGTCGTGTTTGCTGCCCTGCTGGTGGGTGGATTTGTTGTTATCACCTTCTGGATTTAG
- a CDS encoding SDR family oxidoreductase: protein MQRSFITGANRGIGFGLVRHLLARGDRVFAGCRNPEQAYELNALQHEHGDQLSVVPLDVTDPAAVNSAAATLQGLTDGLDLLINNAGVGGGRQNLGGLQPDDLLATLRVNTVGPLLVSQALLPLLKKGRRPAIINITSRMGSVDDNGSGGSYAYRASKAALNMVNKSLAVDLAGAGIISVVIHPGWVRTDMGGPNARISVDTSVQGMLAVIAGLSASDTGRFLAWDGEEIPW, encoded by the coding sequence ATGCAGCGCAGCTTCATAACCGGCGCCAACCGTGGCATTGGCTTCGGGTTGGTGCGCCACCTATTGGCCCGTGGCGACCGCGTCTTTGCCGGCTGCCGCAATCCCGAACAGGCCTACGAGCTCAACGCGCTACAGCATGAGCACGGCGACCAACTCTCCGTCGTGCCATTGGATGTAACTGATCCAGCTGCCGTGAACAGCGCGGCCGCAACGCTCCAGGGCTTGACGGACGGCCTTGACCTGCTCATCAACAACGCCGGCGTGGGGGGTGGGCGGCAGAACCTGGGTGGCCTGCAGCCCGATGATCTCCTGGCTACGCTACGGGTAAATACAGTGGGGCCGCTGCTGGTATCCCAGGCGCTCCTGCCGCTGCTGAAAAAAGGTCGCCGCCCGGCCATTATCAACATCACCTCCCGCATGGGGTCGGTAGACGATAACGGCAGCGGCGGCAGCTATGCCTACAGGGCCAGCAAGGCGGCGCTGAACATGGTGAACAAGTCGTTGGCGGTGGACCTGGCCGGCGCGGGCATCATCTCAGTAGTCATCCATCCCGGCTGGGTGCGGACCGATATGGGGGGACCGAACGCCAGAATTTCGGTCGACACCTCGGTTCAGGGCATGCTTGCAGTCATCGCCGGTCTGAGCGCCAGCGACACGGGCCGGTTTCTGGCCTGGGATGGCGAGGAGATTCCGTGGTAG